Proteins encoded within one genomic window of Nitrospina gracilis 3/211:
- a CDS encoding thiamine pyrophosphate-dependent enzyme, with protein sequence MKGIEVYRELAPLLKDEPVVCANGYISREFFNVDDRKGNFYMIGSMGLASSIGLGVAMARPDRKTIILDGDGNVLMAMGTLAMIAAAQPKNLLHICIDNEVYESTGKQRSLSNVIRLEEVAKSSGYTQVLRVTKKEELKPAYEKLHAAEGPTFLLVKVEPGFDPGTGRVTHTPEEIKNRFMEAVAG encoded by the coding sequence ATGAAAGGCATTGAGGTTTACAGGGAACTGGCGCCCCTGCTGAAAGACGAACCGGTGGTGTGCGCCAACGGCTACATCAGCCGCGAGTTTTTCAACGTGGACGACCGCAAAGGAAACTTTTACATGATCGGGTCGATGGGCCTGGCGTCCTCCATCGGCCTGGGTGTGGCCATGGCGCGGCCCGACCGAAAAACGATCATCCTTGACGGCGACGGCAACGTACTGATGGCGATGGGGACGCTGGCGATGATCGCCGCCGCCCAGCCGAAAAACCTCCTGCACATCTGCATCGACAACGAGGTGTACGAGTCCACCGGCAAACAGCGGTCCCTTTCCAATGTGATCCGGTTGGAAGAAGTGGCGAAGAGTTCCGGTTACACGCAGGTCCTGCGCGTGACGAAAAAGGAAGAGTTGAAACCCGCCTACGAAAAACTGCACGCCGCCGAAGGCCCCACGTTCCTGCTGGTGAAGGTGGAGCCGGGATTCGATCCCGGAACGGGCCGGGTGACACACACTCCAGAAGAAATAAAAAACCGGTTCATGGAAGCGGTCGCCGGGTAG
- the nagZ gene encoding beta-N-acetylhexosaminidase — MKHNLSIREQTGQMLISGFEGTRVTRETEDLIVNRHIGGLILFDRNYENPQQLHALTRDLQQVAAASSTGLPLLVSVDQEGGRVARLKAPFTEFPPAIGLDRIRSEDLAYEFGRALTRELFEVGVNMDYAPVLDVHTNADNPVIGDRAFSTDPHWAGVLAVAFMNGCRDSGVLPVGKHFPGHGDTHLDSHHDLPWVERNESGLNQVELAPFVHAVQHGLEAIMTAHVMYPAWDETLPATFSPRILQEVLRGQLGFEGVIISDDLEMKAVDQHFSFDTFAERGVEAGLDVFLICHHPDKVEALQDQLIRGVESGRIDPSRIDSSVERLLRMKKKLKPAPEQPPEPAGWTSYHQPIADRLRQAAEPSV, encoded by the coding sequence TTGAAACACAATTTATCCATTCGCGAACAGACCGGACAGATGTTGATTTCCGGGTTTGAAGGCACCCGCGTCACACGCGAAACAGAGGACCTGATCGTCAACCGTCACATCGGCGGACTGATCCTGTTCGATCGCAATTACGAGAATCCCCAGCAATTGCACGCGTTAACGCGGGACCTGCAACAGGTGGCGGCCGCATCCTCCACAGGCCTGCCGCTGTTGGTTTCCGTCGACCAGGAAGGGGGCCGCGTGGCTCGCCTGAAAGCACCGTTCACGGAATTCCCCCCGGCGATCGGGCTGGACCGCATACGATCTGAAGACCTTGCCTATGAGTTCGGCCGGGCGCTCACCCGGGAACTTTTTGAAGTTGGCGTCAACATGGATTACGCCCCGGTGCTGGACGTGCACACCAATGCCGACAATCCGGTCATCGGCGACCGCGCGTTCAGCACGGATCCGCACTGGGCCGGAGTGCTGGCGGTGGCGTTCATGAATGGGTGCCGCGATTCCGGAGTTCTTCCCGTCGGCAAGCATTTTCCCGGCCACGGGGATACCCACCTCGATTCACACCACGATTTGCCGTGGGTGGAACGCAATGAAAGCGGGTTGAACCAGGTGGAGCTGGCTCCCTTCGTCCACGCTGTCCAGCATGGACTGGAAGCGATCATGACCGCCCACGTCATGTATCCTGCGTGGGACGAAACCCTTCCCGCCACGTTTTCCCCGCGCATCCTGCAGGAGGTCCTTCGCGGCCAGTTGGGTTTTGAGGGAGTGATCATCTCCGACGACCTGGAGATGAAGGCCGTGGACCAGCACTTTTCATTCGACACCTTCGCCGAACGCGGGGTGGAAGCCGGGCTGGACGTGTTTCTCATCTGCCACCACCCCGACAAGGTGGAGGCTCTTCAAGACCAGCTGATTCGGGGAGTGGAAAGCGGCCGCATCGACCCCTCCCGCATTGATAGCTCCGTCGAGCGGCTGCTTCGCATGAAGAAAAAACTGAAACCGGCTCCCGAACAGCCGCCGGAACCGGCGGGCTGGACCTCCTACCATCAGCCCATTGCGGACCGCCTGCGACAAGCGGCCGAGCCCTCCGTCTGA
- a CDS encoding alpha-amylase/4-alpha-glucanotransferase domain-containing protein, whose protein sequence is MQKLKLLFGVHNHQPVGNFDHVFEELFEKSYRPYFDVLEPFEHLRTAAHFTGPLLEWIQKHRPDFFKLLRGMAQSGRLEIMSGGFYEPILSSLPEKDAIGQIRMMNEFIETEFGQTPRGLWLAERIWSPTLPSLLAQAGIEYTVLDDTHFYYAGLETDQISGHYITENQGHALKVFPISKTLRYSIPFDLPEKTIEHLKRFRDENGFDAVTYADDGEKFGGWPETYEWVYEKGYLKNLFGALEANRDWLETVTFGEYIQSTPPVGRVYLPMASYDEMMEWALPHRAASRFEDLKAQMKERGMDEDGYRTFLRGGQWDNFLTKYEESNLMHKKMLYVSRKVHRLTPDQQKESGALRELYRGQCNCAQWHGLFGGLYLNYLRHALYNHLIAAENIADHLLDGNDRGLNVDVLDYNHDGHEEVIVSSRALTAGIVPACGGALFELDCRPLCFNLSNVLKRREEAYHRRLETAQATHAGDEAAQPASIHDRVKVKEAGLKDRLFYDAQERYSFMERFLPLNTTLEAMKSSRYRELGDFVGKPYAVVRNKETGTHASFELELQREGRVMDDAGAHPVKLNKRYVFSPDLGEMMVAVTVANAGDRVLKVLWAEEFNFTLLAGDAPDRYYVSPGFGSERPRMNSEGELEKVGSFGLRDEAFGFALWLESQSTARWWWYPVETVSQSEEGFERTYQGSCLLNLQALRLNAGEKFETVWQLKVRVEGEEIP, encoded by the coding sequence ATGCAAAAGCTGAAACTGTTGTTTGGCGTGCACAACCACCAGCCCGTGGGCAACTTCGACCACGTGTTCGAGGAGTTGTTCGAGAAAAGCTACCGGCCCTATTTCGACGTGCTGGAGCCGTTCGAGCACCTGCGCACCGCGGCGCACTTCACCGGGCCGTTGCTCGAGTGGATACAAAAACACCGCCCGGATTTTTTCAAGCTCCTGCGAGGCATGGCGCAGTCGGGTCGTCTGGAAATCATGAGCGGGGGATTCTACGAACCCATTTTGTCGAGCCTGCCGGAAAAGGACGCCATAGGCCAGATCCGCATGATGAACGAATTCATCGAAACCGAATTCGGTCAGACGCCGCGCGGACTGTGGTTGGCCGAGCGCATCTGGTCCCCGACGCTTCCCAGCCTCCTTGCGCAGGCAGGCATCGAGTACACGGTGCTCGACGACACGCACTTTTATTACGCCGGTCTGGAGACGGACCAGATCTCCGGTCATTACATCACCGAAAACCAGGGCCACGCGCTCAAGGTGTTTCCCATCAGCAAAACCCTGCGTTATTCCATTCCCTTCGACCTGCCGGAGAAAACCATCGAGCACCTGAAGCGTTTTCGCGATGAGAACGGCTTCGACGCCGTCACCTACGCCGACGACGGGGAAAAATTCGGGGGCTGGCCGGAAACCTACGAGTGGGTTTACGAAAAGGGGTATTTGAAAAACCTGTTCGGAGCACTGGAGGCGAACCGCGACTGGCTGGAGACGGTGACCTTTGGCGAATACATCCAGAGCACGCCGCCGGTGGGACGGGTGTACCTGCCTATGGCGTCGTATGACGAAATGATGGAATGGGCTCTGCCGCACCGGGCGGCCTCGCGTTTCGAGGACCTGAAGGCTCAAATGAAAGAGCGGGGGATGGATGAAGACGGCTATCGCACGTTTTTAAGAGGCGGGCAGTGGGACAACTTCCTCACCAAATACGAAGAGAGCAACCTCATGCACAAAAAAATGCTCTACGTGAGCCGGAAGGTGCATCGCCTGACCCCCGATCAGCAGAAGGAAAGCGGCGCGTTGCGGGAACTGTACCGGGGCCAGTGCAACTGTGCTCAGTGGCATGGCCTGTTCGGCGGACTGTACCTGAATTATTTGAGGCATGCCTTGTACAACCACCTCATTGCGGCGGAGAACATCGCCGACCATTTACTGGATGGAAACGATCGTGGGCTGAATGTGGACGTGCTCGATTACAACCATGACGGGCACGAAGAGGTGATCGTGTCCAGCCGGGCCCTCACCGCGGGCATTGTTCCGGCCTGCGGCGGCGCGTTGTTTGAGCTGGACTGCCGACCGCTGTGTTTCAATCTCAGCAACGTGCTCAAGCGCCGGGAAGAAGCGTATCACCGGCGGCTGGAGACGGCGCAAGCGACTCACGCCGGGGATGAAGCGGCCCAACCCGCGTCCATCCATGACCGGGTGAAGGTGAAGGAAGCGGGCTTGAAGGACCGCCTGTTCTACGATGCACAGGAACGGTATTCGTTCATGGAACGCTTCCTTCCACTCAATACCACCCTGGAGGCGATGAAATCCAGCCGTTACCGGGAACTTGGAGATTTTGTCGGGAAACCGTATGCGGTGGTTCGGAATAAAGAAACCGGAACGCATGCCTCCTTCGAGCTGGAACTCCAGCGTGAGGGAAGGGTGATGGATGACGCCGGGGCTCATCCGGTGAAACTGAACAAGCGATACGTGTTTTCACCCGATTTGGGAGAAATGATGGTTGCCGTGACGGTCGCCAACGCCGGAGACCGGGTTCTGAAGGTGCTGTGGGCCGAGGAGTTCAACTTCACACTGCTGGCCGGCGATGCACCGGACCGCTATTATGTGTCCCCCGGGTTTGGCTCTGAACGGCCGCGCATGAACAGCGAAGGTGAATTGGAAAAGGTGGGGAGTTTCGGTCTGCGTGACGAGGCATTCGGATTTGCCTTATGGCTGGAAAGCCAATCGACGGCCCGGTGGTGGTGGTACCCGGTCGAGACCGTCTCCCAGTCGGAAGAAGGCTTTGAGCGCACCTACCAGGGCTCCTGCCTTTTGAATTTGCAAGCTTTACGGTTGAATGCGGGAGAGAAGTTTGAAACGGTGTGGCAGTTGAAGGTGCGGGTGGAAGGCGAAGAAATACCTTGA
- a CDS encoding beta-ketoacyl-[acyl-carrier-protein] synthase family protein — protein MFPRRVVITGLGVVSPNGIGKDIFWQNTCNGVSGIDRIRSFDPEGLDCMIAGEVADFDPRRYYGEAELKKLPRSVPLCVAAATEAFDDAGINFKDFEEEDFESLGVLVGTGGSGFDFSEKQFAFYYSDNRHKISPYAISNSLVGMLSSEVSMRFGLQGRSHVISNGCTSSTDAMGYAFNAIRFGQEDWFLTGGVEACVTPAMMTGFQRMRANPVHFNGDPTRGSRPFNRDREGFVLAEGSWMLVLEELEHALKRRAKVYAEIIGYGTTCDAYHRVAIMPDGKQSTRALKLALKDARLSDMDVDYINFHGTSTVINDKIETHAVKQALNGYAMQIPVSSTKSMVGHPQGASGALGVTVTALSLKQGVLTPTINLENPDPECDMDYIANESRETPIRTAISNCISFGSKNSALVLRKFE, from the coding sequence ATGTTTCCAAGACGCGTGGTGATCACCGGCCTGGGTGTCGTCAGCCCCAACGGCATCGGTAAAGACATTTTCTGGCAGAATACCTGCAATGGGGTCAGCGGTATCGACCGCATCCGGAGTTTTGATCCCGAGGGATTGGACTGCATGATCGCCGGCGAGGTGGCGGACTTTGATCCGCGGCGGTATTATGGCGAAGCCGAACTCAAAAAACTGCCGAGGTCGGTGCCTCTTTGCGTGGCGGCGGCCACGGAGGCGTTCGATGACGCGGGGATCAACTTCAAGGATTTTGAGGAAGAGGATTTTGAAAGCCTGGGCGTGCTGGTTGGCACGGGTGGCTCCGGTTTCGATTTCTCGGAAAAGCAGTTCGCGTTTTATTATTCCGACAACCGCCACAAGATCAGCCCCTACGCCATTTCAAACTCGCTGGTTGGCATGTTGTCCAGCGAGGTGTCGATGCGTTTCGGTTTGCAGGGGCGGAGCCACGTCATCTCCAACGGGTGCACCAGTTCGACCGATGCCATGGGCTACGCTTTCAACGCCATCCGCTTCGGCCAGGAGGACTGGTTCCTGACCGGCGGCGTGGAAGCCTGCGTGACGCCGGCCATGATGACCGGCTTCCAGCGCATGCGCGCCAACCCCGTTCACTTCAACGGGGACCCGACGAGAGGGTCGCGCCCCTTCAACCGGGACCGCGAGGGTTTCGTGCTGGCGGAAGGCAGCTGGATGCTGGTGCTGGAGGAACTGGAGCACGCGCTAAAACGTCGGGCCAAGGTGTACGCGGAAATAATCGGTTACGGCACCACCTGCGACGCCTATCACCGCGTGGCGATCATGCCGGATGGCAAACAGTCCACGCGCGCACTCAAACTGGCACTCAAGGACGCACGGCTGAGCGACATGGACGTGGATTACATCAATTTCCACGGAACCTCGACCGTCATCAATGACAAAATTGAAACCCATGCGGTGAAGCAGGCGCTGAACGGGTATGCGATGCAGATCCCGGTGAGTTCCACCAAGTCGATGGTCGGGCATCCCCAGGGAGCCTCGGGAGCGCTCGGGGTCACGGTGACGGCGCTGTCGCTCAAGCAGGGAGTACTGACGCCGACCATCAACCTGGAAAACCCCGATCCGGAATGCGACATGGACTACATCGCCAACGAAAGCCGCGAAACGCCCATTCGCACCGCCATCAGCAACTGCATCTCCTTCGGCTCGAAAAACTCCGCCCTCGTCCTGCGCAAATTCGAGTAG
- a CDS encoding helix-turn-helix domain-containing protein: MPEKKHKGTAKHLGSRLRQWRKTIPMKSYELAKLIKISQGSLSDIENEKSLPSADTIAKLYQFSNLNIVWLLTGKGPMTRDETGSAQEEGMVSSMLEQYGEDQKLREVIEKVVRIYKKGGLEKRAHLIGFVNGADPGE; encoded by the coding sequence ATGCCGGAAAAAAAACATAAAGGAACCGCCAAACATCTGGGATCACGCCTGCGCCAGTGGCGAAAAACCATCCCGATGAAATCTTACGAGCTGGCCAAGCTCATCAAAATATCCCAAGGGTCGTTGTCGGATATTGAAAACGAAAAATCCCTTCCGTCTGCCGACACCATTGCCAAGTTGTACCAGTTTTCCAACCTCAATATAGTTTGGCTGCTGACCGGGAAAGGCCCCATGACCCGTGATGAAACCGGCTCTGCACAGGAGGAGGGAATGGTCAGCTCCATGCTGGAGCAGTATGGGGAGGATCAAAAACTGCGCGAGGTGATTGAGAAGGTGGTCCGCATATACAAAAAGGGGGGACTGGAAAAGCGGGCGCACCTGATCGGATTTGTCAACGGAGCCGACCCCGGGGAATGA
- a CDS encoding ABC transporter ATP-binding protein, which translates to MKEFSKILHYARPYTKNIVLAFLCLALTSVITLILPLIVRNMINAVVVQNNVEALNSLTFDLVVIITFQMVFGVTTNYILGFVGNRITADFRMEFFGHIQKLSLSFFHSRRVGEILSRMGNDITVIQKALVTIPVAVFRQTITLLGGLAIIIYLNWKLTGLILLILPPLMLFARVFGKRLKDLSAQVQDRLANATVVLEEMVSSIKVVKSYTREPYEQKRFEEGIEDAFDAEVKKVKISAAFGPFILFLTFLVSTALVWYGGRQVMLGATTPGELAAFFLYAIIIAGPIGTFVRLYTQIQEALGAIRRVYEIMDLKPIVQQPENPVVLDRIEGRIDFDHVTFGYSPERPVIEDVTLSIHPGERVALVGPSGAGKSTLIQLLHRFFDVNQGAIRVDGHDVRELDLTAYLKQVALVPQETHLFGGTVRENILYGKLDATEEELQRAAKTANAEAFIRNLEKGYDTIVGEKGVKLSGGERQRVAIARAMLKDPRILVLDEATSSLDTQSEHLISEALEQLMKGRTTFIIAHRLSTVHNADKIVVLEKGRVVEVGTHTELMEKEGLYYHLYTLRLFDDAPLTLEEET; encoded by the coding sequence ATGAAAGAATTTTCCAAAATCCTGCATTATGCCAGGCCCTACACGAAAAACATCGTTCTGGCCTTTTTGTGCCTGGCCCTGACGTCGGTCATCACCCTGATCCTGCCGCTCATCGTGCGCAACATGATCAATGCCGTGGTGGTGCAGAACAATGTGGAGGCGCTCAACAGCCTGACGTTCGACCTCGTCGTCATCATCACGTTCCAGATGGTATTTGGCGTGACCACCAACTATATCCTGGGTTTTGTCGGCAACCGCATTACCGCCGACTTCCGCATGGAGTTTTTCGGGCACATCCAGAAGCTGTCACTGTCGTTTTTTCATTCCCGGCGGGTGGGTGAAATCCTGTCTCGCATGGGCAACGACATCACCGTCATCCAGAAAGCGCTCGTCACCATTCCGGTCGCCGTGTTCCGGCAGACCATCACCCTGCTCGGCGGACTCGCCATCATCATTTACCTGAACTGGAAGCTGACCGGACTCATCCTCCTCATTTTGCCGCCACTCATGCTGTTTGCGCGGGTGTTTGGCAAGCGGCTCAAGGACCTTTCGGCGCAGGTGCAGGACCGGCTGGCCAACGCGACGGTGGTGCTCGAGGAGATGGTGTCGTCCATCAAGGTGGTCAAGTCCTACACGCGCGAACCGTACGAGCAGAAACGGTTTGAGGAGGGCATCGAGGACGCTTTCGACGCCGAAGTGAAGAAAGTGAAAATTTCGGCGGCCTTCGGTCCGTTCATCCTGTTTCTCACGTTTCTGGTTTCGACGGCACTGGTGTGGTACGGCGGGCGCCAGGTGATGCTCGGCGCGACCACGCCGGGCGAACTGGCGGCGTTTTTCCTCTACGCCATCATCATCGCCGGACCCATAGGCACTTTCGTTCGCCTGTACACGCAGATTCAGGAAGCGCTGGGCGCCATCCGCCGGGTGTACGAGATCATGGACCTGAAACCGATTGTCCAGCAACCGGAAAACCCGGTGGTGCTGGACCGCATCGAGGGCCGGATCGATTTCGATCACGTCACCTTCGGGTACTCGCCGGAGCGGCCGGTGATCGAGGACGTGACTCTGAGCATTCACCCCGGCGAGCGCGTGGCGCTGGTGGGGCCGAGCGGCGCGGGCAAGTCCACCCTCATCCAGCTCCTGCACCGCTTCTTCGATGTCAACCAGGGCGCCATCCGTGTGGACGGGCACGACGTGCGCGAACTCGATCTCACGGCGTATCTGAAACAGGTGGCGCTGGTGCCGCAGGAAACACACCTGTTCGGCGGTACGGTGCGAGAGAACATCCTGTACGGCAAACTCGACGCGACGGAAGAGGAACTGCAACGCGCCGCCAAAACCGCCAATGCGGAAGCTTTCATCCGGAATCTGGAAAAGGGATACGACACCATTGTCGGCGAAAAGGGCGTGAAGCTTTCCGGCGGTGAACGCCAGCGCGTAGCCATCGCCCGCGCCATGCTGAAAGACCCGCGCATCCTCGTGCTGGACGAGGCGACCTCGTCGCTCGACACCCAGTCGGAGCACCTCATCAGCGAAGCGCTGGAGCAGCTGATGAAAGGCCGGACGACGTTCATCATCGCGCACCGGCTGAGCACCGTCCACAACGCCGACAAGATCGTGGTTCTGGAAAAAGGCCGCGTGGTGGAGGTCGGCACTCACACCGAACTCATGGAGAAGGAAGGTTTGTACTACCACCTCTACACCCTGCGCCTGTTCGACGACGCGCCCTTGACGCTGGAAGAAGAAACCTGA
- a CDS encoding flagellar protein FlaG — translation MAAEVNPTAISNLVPVKPAPQSVATRPAGTVQASQAANQVASGKQNARVDTVSLSTRGLRASGSNRTGSESGNPFAPTKAVRDVTEDHRLVVKFVDPESNEVVRQVPSEDHLRLKQAMSEIIEEQREDG, via the coding sequence ATGGCAGCAGAAGTCAACCCAACTGCGATTTCCAACCTGGTACCGGTCAAACCGGCCCCTCAGTCTGTGGCAACCCGTCCTGCAGGGACGGTGCAGGCGTCCCAGGCTGCGAACCAGGTGGCATCCGGCAAACAGAATGCCAGGGTCGACACCGTATCGCTTTCCACGCGCGGCTTGCGCGCCTCCGGTTCCAACCGGACCGGATCGGAATCGGGAAACCCGTTTGCGCCGACCAAAGCGGTGCGCGATGTCACGGAAGACCACCGGCTGGTGGTCAAGTTCGTGGACCCGGAAAGCAATGAAGTGGTCCGCCAGGTTCCCTCGGAAGATCACCTTCGCCTGAAACAGGCGATGAGCGAGATCATCGAGGAACAGCGCGAGGATGGGTGA